One Triplophysa dalaica isolate WHDGS20190420 chromosome 1, ASM1584641v1, whole genome shotgun sequence DNA segment encodes these proteins:
- the spg21 gene encoding maspardin, with protein MEEIRVSPDYNWFRSTVPLKRIIVDDDDSKVWSLYDAGPKSIRCPIIFLPPVSGTAEVFFQQVLALSGWGYRVISLQYPVYWDLLEFCDGFRKLLDHLQLDKVHLFGASLGGFLAQKFAEVTHKSPRVHSLILCNSFSDTSIFNQTWTANSFWLMPAFMLKKILLGNFANGPVDPKMADAIDFMVDRLESLNQSDLASRLTLNCQNSYVEPHKIKDVAITIIDVFDQSALSHEAKEEMYKLYPNARRAHLKTGGNFPYLCRSAEVNLYIQIHMRQFHGTRYAAISPEMVSTEELEVQRTNLSNNSTGSDDDS; from the exons ATGGAGGAGATAAGAGTATCTCCTGATTATAACTGGTTCAGAAGCACCGTACCTCTCAAAAGA ATAATAGTGGATGATGATGACAGTAAAGTCTGGTCGTTGTATGACGCTGGGCCCAAAAGTATCAGGTGTCCCATCATCTTCCTCCCGCCGGTGAGCGGGACAGCAGAGGTTTTCTTTCAGCAGGTGTTGGCTCTCTCTGGATGGGGCTACCGCGTCATCTCG CTCCAGTATCCTGTCTACTGGGATCTGCTGGAATTTTGTGATGGATTTAGGAAGCTTTTAGACCACTTACAACTAGACAAG GTGCATTTGTTTGGCGCGTCTCTCGGAGGTTTTCTCGCTCAGAAGTTCGCAGAGGTCACACATAAATCTCCAAGAGTGCACTCTCTGATCCTGTGTAATTCATTCAGTGACACATCGATCTTTAACCAAACATGGACGGCGAACAG CTTTTGGCTGATGCCTGCGTTCATGCTGAAGAAGATCCTTCTCGGTAATTTTGCCAATGGACCTGTGGACCCAAAAATGGCAGATGCAATCGACTTCATGGTTGACAGA CTGGAGAGTCTGAACCAGAGTGACCTCGCTTCTCGGCTCACGCTCAACTGCCAGAACTCGTACGTGGAGCCACACAAGATAAAGGATGTTGCTATCACCATAATAGAT GTTTTTGATCAGAGCGCCCTGTCGCACGAGGCAAAGGAAGAAATGTATAAACTGTACCCCAATGCCAGAAGAGCTCACCTCAAAACAGGAGGAAACTTTCCCTATCTGTGCAGAAGCGCAGAGGTTAACTTGTACATACAA ATACATATGCGTCAGTTTCACGGGACACGTTATGCGGCGATCAGTCCAGAGATGGTGAGTACAGAAGAGCTGGAGGTCCAGAGGACAAACCTGAGCAACAACAGCACAGGAAGTGATGATGACTCTTAA